Part of the Etheostoma cragini isolate CJK2018 chromosome 8, CSU_Ecrag_1.0, whole genome shotgun sequence genome, CTCACTAATTTAAAAGTGCAATGTAGGTagaattctttcaggaagacttcaaATTAAACTTCAGTCACCATTGTCTCTCCCTAAAACAATTCAGCTGTTAAAAGGCATTCACTTTTCAGTAAACCAACCAGAATTGGCCAGAAAATTCATGATCCAATCACAACGTGACATCCTGCTTCAAATATCGTCTTTCCTTGCTATCGGCTGTCTTTTCAGGCAACATgtaaccctcctcctccccttccaccccCAGGCATCGTCAACCGCGGCAACCTGAGTTCCTTTCCGGCAGACAGCTCCTTTGTTTGGTTCCTTCTCCACTATCACCAGTGTTTAGGCTCCATCGGGGGGAACATGTCTGACTTCTCTACCccttcaaaatatttttaacgATGGAGTCTAGTCCCCAAAgattatgtacattttttattatgtacatgtacaataaacctttgcaTTTCTGCAACAAAGTATCTCCTGACTGAAATGCCCTCATGCAGTCTTTTGTTCTAAAAGGTCAGACCGTTAATGGAGAATAACTCATACACAAGACCTCAGGGATCTAGACTTGCAGAGCtgcttcttgtttttgtgttgtctttgatAACATTGGCTCAAATCGCAATGAGCACAGAGACATAAGTGCAATGCAGAGGGTTACGGGGTTACATTAAAGTCCACCAGCAATAATGTGGTGGACTTTAATGTGACCCCTCGGGGCCAGACCacctcccttttcatgtctgtcCCCAGGCTGACAGACAAGAGGGACACACTATATTAGTCAGAATTGTTAATCTGGTTTTTAGGTTTCTGCCAGTGAGCCTTCAGCAGGAGACATGGTGTTTGTCCCACCAGAGGGAGGAACAGTTCCACAGCTGTCCAGAGTGGGTTTTCCCACAGCTAAGACAAATAaaccttctgtcttttttcccctctgtgtGAAGACTTTGGGGGATTTTAGTTTGATTTGGctgttctgtttctgtgtctgacACGAACCAGGAGAGGTTTACAACACTCAGTCCAGAGGGAGGAACATTGTGAGGGGGAGTTAATAGTATCcagtcctctctctctctctttctctgttctgttcCCCGTTTCTGTTCAATGCAGGGTTTTCCGACTCTGGGGTTATATTAGGAGGGCTCTAAAAAATGTACCAGTAAGTGACTGGTGAATTGTTCACTGGTAGACCCATTTGCTCACTTTGCTGTGAAATGTCTTTATTCTTAAGGATAGAGTTATATAAGAGACAAAAGTATTAGAGAGTCAGTcagaaaagtagaaaaatagCATAGCTTGGGTAAGTAGCAACTGGCAACAAACAAATGACTATTGTATGCTGTGCTTGCTTCTTCTTCTAACTAGGTGGAATAAAGCTGTAATTTCCCATTGACTCCTGTAGGGATGACACACTTTGCTACGGAAGATGGTTAAAGGTACAAAAAGGCATTGCGTATCAGGGTTTCCCCTGTTTCCTCCAGTGCACTGCGCTTTTTTGTGGAGCAGTGTAATTCCTCCCTTCAGGCAGAAGCCCAGTAGGAATTGGGCAAATGTTAGGATGCCCAGCTAAAGCCTAATGCCTTGGTGAAACCAGTTGATTTGAAGTTATGACAAAGTAAACTGACAATAAACTACATGTTCTGTCATTATCTCTTTTATTTATGGAAAACATGTAATAATACATGAAAGAGGGTAAGATATGGACGAATACCACATTTGGGCTTATTTCACAACAACTTGGATTACTAATGTCATTATCCTAATATGACTAATCTAACCAGACactaaacacatacacacacacacacacacacacacacacccacacacactaacacacacacagacacacacgcacactataACAAACGTGCGTCAGTGTTTCTTTTGACATTCATCGTGCTGTACGTATATTCTTGTATTGGCACAGCAGCAGGTGCTTAAAGGTGTTTTTGAAGGTGGGGTTGCAGAGGGCGTAGCAGGCTGGGTTGATTGTGCTGTTTATGTAGCAGAGCCAGTAGCCAATGGTCCAGAGGGAGTTTGGGATGCAGACGGAACAGAAGGTGTTGATCAGGACCATCACGTTGTACGGTGTCCATGTGGCAACAAAAGTAACCAAAATGGCCATGATGGTGCGCGTCACCTTTTTCTCCCTGGAAGAAATGCCCTTCCTTTTCCACTTTGCCACAGCACTCTGATTCGTCACCTAGAAAATTAGAAATTTTCATCCATCATTTTTAAAGTGTCTTAAGGCATGTTGTGGGTAATGTAACAAACTGTAGCATAAACACAATCTGACACATAAGCACATTATAAAGTTGTTAAAACTACAGGGCAAGcattcaattatttaaatatctaGCAGACATGAAGCAACATtagctttaatttttttcctgtCAACACATCCAATATTCGCTTTCTTTTAGCTCGGTTTTGGTTGAAGTAGAGCAGTAAACATATGGAGCCGTACAAGAAAacaactgtttttgttgttatacagtatttgtatatatttgtattaagAATCTACAGCCATGCTTTCACTTATGCACAATTTAGCTTTGAAAGCAAACATCATGATGGCGCTATGTTGAAATACAAGGGCTCACCAAAGTTATTATAATccatcctgaggggaacatgaacGGCTGAACCAAATTTTAATCCagatccatccaatagttgttcaGTGACATTTCActtggaaataaaaatgtaaacctcaGAGGAAGGTTACTGTCTGTACAAAACTTTACAGCAATCAAATTGGTGGACCGACCAACCCTTAGGTCCTAGAACTGTAAATCTGTTCAGGTCTGAGTCCTGaataacaattttttattttttagtcatcTGAATCATAATGCACAATATTTTACTCAGTGATCAAATTTACCTTAAACAGTGTCCTTGTGACCTTACTTTGTGAGTTCTGCGGAGAAGTTGTTTGATTTGTCTGTTTCCCACCATTTAAGCCTTTCTGTAATGACACAGGGGCCACACTGTCCTTAGACATTGAAGCCTGGTTGCTGTCTGCCTTGGAGTCCATCTGGTCCGTTCTGCCTTCCTGACATGGTCTGCTTCCGTTCTGCTGCGTCAACTTTTCCTTCTCATCTCCAAGCTCCACCTGAGTGTCTTTTGTTGTAATGCAGTTGTTCTGGCTCTCACATCCATCCTCCTGGCTGTTAGAGGGGACCTCTCCCAGACTGGTTCCTGAGGTCTTTTTGCTGTCCCTCCTCATGCGGCTGCGGCTGGCCTTGGAGATGCGCCAGTAGAGGTAGATCATGATGACAACTGGGAGGTAAAAAGCTGCTATGGCTGTCCCAAATGTCACCGCAGGGTTTGAGAAGAACTGGATGTAGCACATACCTGGTGGCACGGTTCTCCCACCCACAATGAACTGCCAGAACAAAATGGCTGGAGCCCACAGGATGAAGGACAAGACCCAGGCAGCAGCAATCATCAGACCTGCCATCTTGGTGCTGCGGTGCGCTGGGTAACTGAGCGGTTTGGTGACACAGAAGTAACGGTCAAAACTAATGATGAGCAGGTTCATGACTGAGGCGTTGCTGACAACATAATCAACAGCCAACCACAGGTCACACACTACTGCTCCCAAGGGCCAGTAGCCAATTACAATATAGACAGTGTAGAGGTTCATGGAGCAGATGCCAATAATGAGGTCAGCACAGgccaggctgaacaggaagtagTTGTTGACAGTCTGCAGATTCCTGTTTACCTTTAGAGAAACAACATGGGGCAGGCTGTCAGATgctaatctttttttgtgcaatgtgatgtgtgtgttctcatttCTATTTCATTACCACTCTGCACACAGTGGCACATGCTGTATTCTTAGCTTTAAGTCTGTGCATGCTTTTCATGGTGTATGAAGATCAGTGTTTGAAACTTTAATCATAAATGatcaaaataagaaaacacaaaccTTTATAGAGAGCATGACCAGGATGTTTCCGATGACGGTGATCACACTCAAAGATCCAGCCACCAGGATGATGAGTACCATCTCTACAGTTGAGTAAGGGCTTCCAGAGAAGAAGCTGGTGTTATCATCACTGCTGATGTTGGCAGTGTGGGAGAAATTCAGAGTCTCCATACTCTCTGGTTTTGAATATCCTTCTCACAGCCGTTTCAGGCTTGAATGGCATCCGTACAAAACCTGGTAAACACAACGATTATGAAGTAGTCAGCCTTTTGTAATCTATTTTGTAATGCCAAGTATTTCCTatctgtgtgtgcttttgtctgtctgcacaGCTACAGATGCAAAATCATGCGTAACTTACAACATGTAATGTTTTGCAGGTGTTTGAGTGTAATTGAGCTCACGGCTTGGTCTGGGTGTGAAGGATAGACAGGTGGGCAAATAAAGGCCGCAGCAGCTGTGTTTGAAATATACAACAGTGTCCATATCAGGAATAACACATGAAAAGGATTGGAATCTGTGCAGTCACTGTTATCTCATGctcctgcaaaactcattccaagcaacacaactcttaaaaCACGTCTCagaacaggctcagtgcagccaaacactatGAATAATCCTCATCGAGACAACAAACACTGAGTGAAAACACTAGCATAAAACACCAGTAGAGAAAGTCCAAACtttctcatctttacagtttgaacagtttgagtgacttcacactactcaatagtttctttaaagaaaatatatagatTTATGTAATATACCAATTTTTAAGTAAGGTAAATAAGAAGGGAGgcaaatcagcagtttgcttcaatatgtaattttgtctctagtaatttatggaattatggagaaaaaactaaagtaacaaagAATATTGCAACTACAGCAATCttgcctctctccagcatcatgcaACAGTTTCTTCACCACAGTGGaagtctgcatcatctctaaatactaatgaatgtggtgtttcctTGCTTgcacctccattactttctgaaaaaccgTAAGAACGcagttttactttagtaaagatttagtgtttttca contains:
- the LOC117949570 gene encoding muscarinic acetylcholine receptor M2-like yields the protein METLNFSHTANISSDDNTSFFSGSPYSTVEMVLIILVAGSLSVITVIGNILVMLSIKVNRNLQTVNNYFLFSLACADLIIGICSMNLYTVYIVIGYWPLGAVVCDLWLAVDYVVSNASVMNLLIISFDRYFCVTKPLSYPAHRSTKMAGLMIAAAWVLSFILWAPAILFWQFIVGGRTVPPGMCYIQFFSNPAVTFGTAIAAFYLPVVIMIYLYWRISKASRSRMRRDSKKTSGTSLGEVPSNSQEDGCESQNNCITTKDTQVELGDEKEKLTQQNGSRPCQEGRTDQMDSKADSNQASMSKDSVAPVSLQKGLNGGKQTNQTTSPQNSQSKVTRTLFKVTNQSAVAKWKRKGISSREKKVTRTIMAILVTFVATWTPYNVMVLINTFCSVCIPNSLWTIGYWLCYINSTINPACYALCNPTFKNTFKHLLLCQYKNIRTAR